One Triticum dicoccoides isolate Atlit2015 ecotype Zavitan chromosome 4B, WEW_v2.0, whole genome shotgun sequence genomic window carries:
- the LOC119295415 gene encoding cytochrome b-c1 complex subunit 6-like, translated as MADEEPVDPKKYLEERCKPQCVKPLYEYEKCIKRVEADDTGHKHCTGQYFDYWSCIDKCVAPKLFEKLK; from the exons GGCGGACGAGGAACCCGTTGATCCCAAGAAGTATCTTGAGGAGCGGTGCAAGCCACAGTGTGTAAAACCACTGTATGAGTATGAG AAATGTATCAAGAGAGTCGAGGCCGATGATACTGGGCACAAGCACTGCACTGGGCAATATTTTGACTACTGGTCATGCATCGATAAATGT GTAGCACCAAAGCTCTTTGAAAAGCTGAAATGA